The following proteins are encoded in a genomic region of Leptospiraceae bacterium:
- a CDS encoding PD-(D/E)XK nuclease family transposase codes for MFGNEAKKVILISFLNSVLGLEGDRKIIELYFCNTFQLPRVAGLKSSTIDVNVKDQSGTTYIVEMQLRLQQK; via the coding sequence ATATTTGGAAATGAAGCAAAGAAAGTTATTCTCATCTCATTTTTGAATTCAGTGTTGGGTTTGGAAGGAGACAGAAAAATTATCGAATTGTATTTTTGTAATACTTTTCAACTTCCGAGAGTAGCTGGACTCAAATCATCTACCATTGATGTTAATGTAAAAGACCAATCAGGGACGACATATATAGTAGAAATGCAATTGAGACTGCAACAGAAATGA
- a CDS encoding FkbM family methyltransferase, with the protein MKKFMISSFFIVLFICLFVSNWNSPYIIKKKYSIFRYLSKNFVATEILDYKMFLNPKDEVITPFMYAYRHWEPNETSIIFHNLKEGDVFIDVGANIGYYTLLASKKVGITGHVYSFEPETENYELLKQNIILNNLQNVTVEKKAVANKPGRMKLYLNPTNKGDHSLRDDKMNRDYQEVDVISLDDYFKDKKINFIKIDVQGADVLVIQGAKGIMSNNPNILIVSEFSTMNFRKMNTDPKEYLDELSKMGFVFYNIDDKNQSIDKLSIESILKRYDFQGIETNLFIVPKLKNVIIK; encoded by the coding sequence ATGAAAAAATTTATGATTAGCTCTTTTTTTATAGTTTTATTTATTTGCCTATTTGTCTCTAATTGGAATTCCCCCTACATTATAAAAAAGAAATATAGTATATTCCGATATTTATCAAAAAATTTTGTTGCGACTGAAATTTTGGACTACAAAATGTTTTTGAATCCAAAAGATGAAGTTATTACTCCTTTTATGTATGCTTATCGTCATTGGGAGCCGAATGAAACTTCTATTATATTTCATAATTTAAAGGAAGGAGATGTATTTATAGATGTTGGGGCAAACATCGGTTATTACACACTATTGGCTTCGAAAAAGGTTGGTATTACTGGACATGTCTATTCATTTGAGCCAGAGACTGAAAATTATGAACTACTAAAGCAGAATATTATTTTAAATAATTTACAAAATGTTACCGTTGAGAAGAAAGCTGTAGCAAATAAACCAGGGCGGATGAAGCTTTATTTGAATCCTACAAATAAGGGAGACCATAGCTTACGTGACGATAAAATGAATCGTGATTATCAAGAAGTAGATGTAATAAGTTTGGATGATTATTTTAAAGATAAGAAAATAAATTTTATAAAAATAGATGTTCAAGGTGCTGATGTTCTAGTTATCCAAGGTGCTAAAGGAATAATGTCTAATAATCCCAATATTTTGATAGTCAGTGAATTCTCCACAATGAATTTTAGAAAAATGAACACAGACCCTAAAGAATATTTAGATGAGTTATCAAAAATGGGATTTGTCTTCTACAATATAGATGATAAGAATCAATCAATTGATAAATTGTCAATTGAATCTATATTGAAACGCTATGATTTTCAAGGAATCGAAACTAATTTATTTATCGTTCCAAAGCTAAAAAATGTTATTATAAAATGA
- a CDS encoding hybrid sensor histidine kinase/response regulator: MKEHQILIVDDTSANVQVLGQILSTKGYQIVIAANGKQALKAVEQQIPDLILLDINMPEMDGFETCKVLKSQKSFAEIPILFLTARTDAEDIANAFQIGGSDYITKPFNPVELLARVHFQISLKEKTRELNETNEKNKQLVRVLLHDLRNPISAIKSANEMAQEDKSLTDTMNGLVGKAVDNCLSILDSVKKMYAIDEAMYSPQLTSVNLKEAIQSSLIIFEHRLAEKKVTVHLDIPEDLNALVDASSFVYSVFNNLLTNAMKFSYSGSNIYIKGCREKDSVLLSIRDEGIGMPQSILNNIFDISKPTSREGTQGETGTGYGMPLVKKFVEMFRGKLTIESFEKPHPRRGTVVSLYLKES; encoded by the coding sequence ATGAAAGAACACCAAATATTAATTGTAGATGATACCTCTGCCAATGTGCAAGTATTAGGACAAATTCTTTCCACGAAAGGATACCAAATAGTAATTGCGGCAAATGGGAAACAGGCGCTAAAAGCTGTAGAGCAGCAAATTCCTGATTTAATTCTTCTTGATATTAACATGCCAGAAATGGATGGGTTTGAAACCTGTAAAGTTTTGAAATCTCAGAAGTCTTTTGCTGAAATTCCAATTCTGTTTTTGACAGCAAGAACAGACGCAGAGGATATCGCTAACGCATTTCAAATTGGGGGAAGTGATTATATCACAAAGCCATTTAATCCAGTAGAGTTATTGGCAAGAGTTCATTTTCAAATTTCACTCAAAGAAAAAACGAGAGAACTAAATGAAACGAATGAAAAAAACAAACAATTGGTTCGTGTGCTTTTGCATGATCTTCGTAATCCAATCAGTGCAATTAAGTCTGCCAATGAAATGGCACAAGAAGATAAAAGCTTAACTGATACTATGAATGGTTTAGTTGGTAAGGCAGTGGATAATTGTCTTAGTATTCTAGACAGTGTAAAAAAAATGTATGCGATCGATGAGGCAATGTATTCTCCGCAGCTAACATCAGTTAATCTCAAAGAGGCAATTCAATCTTCTCTTATTATCTTCGAGCATCGTCTTGCTGAAAAAAAAGTTACTGTGCACTTAGACATTCCGGAAGACTTGAATGCGTTAGTCGATGCTAGTTCTTTTGTCTATTCTGTCTTTAATAATCTACTGACCAACGCGATGAAATTTTCTTATTCAGGTTCAAACATTTATATCAAAGGATGCCGGGAAAAAGACTCCGTCCTACTTTCTATCAGAGACGAAGGAATTGGAATGCCACAAAGTATTTTAAATAATATCTTTGATATAAGTAAGCCCACTAGCCGCGAAGGAACGCAAGGGGAAACGGGAACCGGCTACGGAATGCCTCTTGTGAAAAAATTTGTAGAAATGTTCCGTGGTAAACTAACTATCGAATCCTTTGAAAAACCTCATCCACGGCGGGGAACAGTGGTTAGCCTTTATCTAAAAGAATCCTAA